Proteins encoded within one genomic window of Glycine soja cultivar W05 chromosome 1, ASM419377v2, whole genome shotgun sequence:
- the LOC114385424 gene encoding uncharacterized protein LOC114385424 — MTKDEKIIVADMTKSMVKPRNILLTLKEHNDNNYTTIKQIYNVRHAYRSSIRGSNIKMQQLMMLLDRDQYIHWHRLKDDNVVRDLFWSHPDAVKLINSCDLVFLIDSTYKTNRYKLSLHDTVGVTPTGMTFSAGFAYLEGECFNNVVWAVEWFRVKTVFLDATNLLCQFHIDKNVKAKCKTLVA; from the exons ATGACAAAGGATGAAAAGATTATTGttgctgatatgacgaagtccatggtgaagccaagaaatattttgttgacGTTAAAGGAGCACAATGACAATAAttatacaacaatcaaacaaatttacaatgtGAGACATGCTTACCGTTCCTCCATAAGAGGGAGTAACATCAAAATGCAACAACTGATGATGTTGCTTGATCGAGATCAGTATATTCACTGGCATAGGCTGAAGGATGATAATGTTGTACGGGACTTGTTTTGGAGTCATCCCGATGCAGTAAAGTTAATCAATTCATGTGATTTGGTTTTCTTGAttgacagtacctacaaaaccaATAGGTACAAACTGTCGTTGCATGATACTGTTGGTGTTACACCAACAGGAATGACATTCTCCGCTGGTTTTGCTTACTTGGAAGGAGAATGTtttaataatgttgtttgggctGTAGAGTGGTTTCGGG tgaaaactgtattcTTGGATGCTACGAACTTGTTGTGTCAGTTCCATATTGACAAGAATGTCAAGGCAAAGTGCAAAACCCTGGTTGCTTAA
- the LOC114417083 gene encoding SPX domain-containing protein 3-like → MKFGKRLKQQIQESLPEWRDKYLSYKELKKLVRLISAAPPTLLNGSLEFGKTEAEFVYLLNNEIDKFNGFFMEKEEDFIIRHMEVQQRIQRVVDLWGPNGSQPSEEDYKEEMAKIRKAIVDFHGEMVLLVNYSNINYTGLAKILKKYDKRTGGLLRLPFIQKVLEQPFFTTDLISKLVKECESIIDAVFPAEEEAERAKEAKEAITVAGKGIFRNTVAALLTLQEIRKGSSTESPFSLPPLNLPDSDLIQSIQLNAAVPIV, encoded by the exons ATGAAGTTTGGGAAGAGACTCAAGCAACAAATTCAGGAATCGTTGCCGGAGTGGAGGGACAAGTATTTGTCGTACAAGGAATTGAAGAAACTTGTACGGCTCATATCGGCGGCGCCGCCTACCTTGTTGAATGGGTCGTTGGAATTTGGCAAGACGGAGGCTGAGTTTGTGTACTTGTTGAACAATGAAATAGACAAGTTCAATGGGTTCTTCATGGAGAAAGAGGAGGACTTCATTATTCGCCACATG GAAGTACAACAGAGAATCCAGAGAGTAGTTGATTTGTGGGGACCAAATGGAAGTCAACCTTCAGAAGAGGATTATAAAGAGGAGATGGCGAAAATCAGAAAAGCTATTGTTGATTTCCATGGTGAAATGGTTCTCTTAGTCAACTACAGCAACATCAATTACacag GGTTGGCAAAAATTCTGAAGAAATACGACAAGAGGACAGGGGGGCTTCTGCGTTTGCCGTTCATCCAGAAAGTGTTGGAGCAGCCCTTTTTCACAACAGATTTGATTTCAAAGCTCGTGAAGGAGTGCGAGAGCATAATTGATGCAGTGTTCCCGGCCGAGGAAGAAGCTGAAAGAGCAAAGGAAGCAAAAGAGGCGATAACTGTGGCAGGAAAAGGGATTTTCAGAAACACGGTTGCAGCTTTGCTTACACTGCAAGAAATCAGAAAAGGTAGCTCCACAGAGAGCCCTTTTTCTCTGCCTCCACTCAATTTGCCGGACTCTGATCTCATCCAATCAATACAGCTCAATGCTGCAGTTCCTATTGTCTAG